TATTATAGTGAGTAGGGGGAATTATTTTGAACAAATTAAAGAATTATATGGAGGATTTGGTGGATATACATCTAAATAAATTATTAGAAGAATATGAAGATATATGTAAGTGTGAAAGATGTATTTTGGATATAAAGGCTATAGCTCTTAACAATTTAAAGCCTAGATACGGAGTAACTCAAATGGGGAATGTATTTATAAAAATAGATGAAAGTACAACTGAGTCAAATGTAAAAATAATAAGCGAAATTATAAAAGCTATAGAAAAGGTATCTAAAAATCCTCATAATGGAGATGAATAAATTGGAAAATATAGTGCTAATAGGATTTATGGCTACAGGCAAGAGTAGCGTTGCAAAATTACTTTCTAAAAAACTAAATATGGAGATAATAGATACAGATATATATATTGAACAAAAAGAAAATATGAGTATAAGCGAAATATTTAATAAAAAGGGAGAAGAATACTTTAGAGATTTGGAAAAACAGAGTTTGGAAATACTTTCAAACAAAAAAAATATAATATTGTCAACTGGTGGAGGCATAATAAGTAATGATCAAAATATAGAGTTACTTAGAAAAATAGGAAAAGTTGTTTGGTTAAAGGCGAGAACAGATACTATAATAAGAAACTTAAAAAAATCTAAAATAAAAAGACCTTTACTAATGGTTGAAAATAAAGAGCAAAAGATAGAGTCTCTGTTAAAATCTAGGTTAGATAAATACTCAAGATGTTCTCATTTTGAAATAGATATAGATGATAAAAATATAGATGAAGTAGTGTCTAATATACTACTAAGTTTACCTAAAATATGATATTATATAATGGTATAATTTTATATTAGAGGTGTTTTGATGGAAAATATACTAATATTAAATGGGCCTAATTTAAATTTAATAGGCAAAAGAGAAACAGATATATATGGTAAAGATACCATACAAGATTTACATAATCTAATACTAGAAGAATCAAAATTGATGAATATAAGAGTAGAATTTTTTCAAAGCAACCATGAAGGTGAAATAATAGATAAAATTCAAAGTTGTATAAATACATACGACGGTATAGTGATAAATCCAGGAGCTTATACACATTATAGTTATGCTATTTATGATGCTATAAAATCGATAGACAAGCCATTTGTCGAGGTTCATATCTCAAATATTCATAAAAGAGAAGAATTTAGACAAAAAAGTGTTACAGCCAAAGCGTGTATAGGACAAATAACAGGGTTTGGATTTTATAGTTATATACTAGGATTATATAGTATAATAAACTACATAAGGGGTGGAAAGTAATGAATAGAATAAATAAACTAAGAGAACATATGAAAAATAATGATTTAGATGCTGTTTTAATTTATAAAGGTGAAAATAGAAGATATTTATCAGATTTTACAGGAACTACAGGATATGTTCTTATAACAAATGATAAAAGTTTATTCTTCACAGATTTTAGATATATACAACAAGCTACAAACCAATGTAAAGGATTTGAAATAGTAGAAATATCAAGAGAAAAACCTGTAACAGAGTTTTTAAAAGATATGGATATAAAGAATTTAGGATTTGAAGATGATTATATGGACTTTGCAACTTATTCTAGATTCAGCAAAGAACTTGAAAATATAAACTTTATTCCTTTAAAAGGGCATATGCTTGCAATAAGAGCTATAAAGGATGAAAAAGAGATAGATACTATAAGAAAGGCTGCAAGTATTGCAGATGAAGCTTTTTCTCATATACTAACTTTTATAAAACCGGGTGTATGTGAAGTGGAAGTGGCTCTTGAACTTGAGTACTTCATGAAGAAAAAAGGAGCTACTGGATTATCATTTGATTCTATAGTGGCATCAGGAAATAGATCATCTCTTCCTCATGGAGTTGCAAGTGACAAAATAATAGAGGAAGGTGACTTCTTGACATTAGATTTTGGTTGCGTATATAATGGATATTGCTCAGATATGACTAGAACAATAGTTGTAGGAAAGGCAAGCGACAGGCAAAAAGAAATATACAATATAGTTTTAAATGCTCAAATGAGAGCTTTAGAAAATATAAAACCAGGTATGACTGGTGTTGAACTAGATAAGATTGCTAGGGAAGTCATAACAGATGCAGGCTATGGAGAATATTTTGGGCATGGTTTAGGCCATGGAGTAGGACTTGAAGTACATGAAATGCCTAATGTTAATCCAAATGCACAAAACACTCTTTTACCTGGAATGATAATAACAGATGAACCTGGTATATATATTCCAGATTTTGGAGGAGTTAGAATAGAAGATTTAATTGTAGTGACAATTGATGGATATGAAGTATTATCTAGCTCTACTAAAGAATTAATAGAACTATCTTACTAGAAATTTAAATTATGGAGGGATAACAATGGTTTCAGCAGGTGATTTTAGAAAAGGAGTTACTTTTATAAAGGATGGAGAACTATGTTTAGTAATAGATTTCCAACACGTTAAGCCAGGTAAAGGAGCAGCTTTCGTTAGAACTAAGTATAGAAACTTAAAGACAGGATCTACAAGAGAAGAAGCTTTTCATCCAGGTGATAAGTTCCCTAAGGCTAATATAGAAACTAAACAAATGCAATACTTATACGCAGATGGAGAATTATACTACTTCATGGATAACGAAACTTATGATCAAGTTCCACTTAACTATGAACAAGTTGAAGATGCTATAAAGTTTTTAAAAGAAAACGAGTCAGCAACTATAAGATTCCACGAAGGACAAGCCTTCCAAGTTGAAGCACCAAACTTTGTTGAGTTAGAAATAACTGAAACAGAGCCAGGAGTAAAAGGAGATACGGCTACTAACGTAACTAAGAATGCAACAGTTGAAACTGGAGCTGTAGTTCAAGTTCCTATGTTTATAAACTTAGGAGATAAAATAAAGATAGATACTAGAACTGGAGAATATTTATCAAGAGTTTAATATACTTGCTTGTTGGATATAATTCATATATAGAACAAAATACAAATTTCTAAGGAGGTATATTACTATGCAACATTTATATGAGAAAGTAGCTTACTTAAAAGGATTAGCAGATGGATTAGGTGTTGACGAAAGTACTAAAGAAGGAAAATTATTAATAAATATCGTTGATATTTTAGATGATTTTGCAGATGCTATAGTCGAGCTTGAGGAAGAACAAGATGAAATATCTGAATACATAGAGACTATAGATGAAGACTTAGAAGATTTAGAGGATGAAATTTATGAAGATGAATTGGATGAAGATGAAGAATTTAGTTACGTTCAATTCCAGTGTCCAACTTGTAAAGAAGATGTAGAAATAGACGAAGAATTGCTATACGATGAAGATGTAGATATTCTTTGCCCTAACTGCAAAGAAGTAATATTATTTGCTGAAGATGACTGTTGCGATGGTCATTGTCATTCAGGAGAAGATCACGATTGTAACTGTGGTGAATAATATAGAAGTTTGCATAAAAAATGACTGCTTTTAGCAGTCGTTTTTTATTTAAATTTCTTTACAAAATTACTTTAGAAATAGTAAACTATAATTTGATAAGAGTTCCTTCAAAATTAGGAGGTATAATAGTATGATAATGAATAGACAAATGAAAAAGTATGAAAGAGAATTAGAGGAAAAAATTGAATATACATTTAAAAATAAGAGCTATTTATTAGAGGCTTTAACTCATAGTTCGTATGCAAATGAAAATAAAAAGGGAAATATACAATATAATGAGAGAATAGAGTTTTTAGGTGACTCAGCACTTGGAATAGTAGTTAGTCATTATTTGTTTGAAAACAAGAAAAACTTGCCTGAAGGAGAGCTTACAAAGATTAGAGCAAATATAGTTTGTGAGGAATCTTTAAGTGAGTTTGCAAAAAAAATTAATCTTGGAAAATATTTGTTACTAGGTAAGGGCGAAGAGGTAACAGGAGGTAGAGAGCGTATATCGATACTAGCAGATGCTACTGAGGCAATAATAGGAGCGATTTATTTAGATGGTGGACTTGAAGCTGCTAGTAAGTTTGTAATAAGTCATATGAAAGATATAATACAAGATTCTATAAAAGGTAAAATATTTAGAGACTATAAAACGCATCTTCAAGAAGTACTTCAAAGTCAGACTAATGAGAGAATAACTTATGATGTAATAGAGGAAATTGGTCCAGACCATAATAAAAAATTTATTATTCAGGTGAGACTTGGTAAAGAAATTTTAGGAAAAGGTGGCGGAAAGAGCAAAAAGGAAGCTGAACAAATGGCTGCAAAACAAGCATTAAAGAGGGTTGGTTGTTAATGAAAAGAAGAATAATACCGGTATTTGTACCTCATAAGGGATGTCCCCATGATTGTATATTTTGTAATCAAAAGAAGATAACTGGGGTATCAACTGATGTTAGTGCAAATGATGTTAAAAATATAATAGAAGAATATTTAGAGACTATGGATGACGGTGTACATATAGAGGTTGCATTTTTTGGAGGAAGCTTTACTGCAATAGATATAAATATCCAAAAGGAACTATTATCGGTTGCCAAAGAATATGTAGATAAAGGAATAATAAAGGATATAAGGCTTTCAACAAGACCAGACTGCATAGATGAAATTATACTTGATAACTTAAAAGAGCATAAAGTTAGCATTATAGAACTGGGAGTTCAATCTATGGATGATGATGTATTAAAGCAAAGTATAAGAGGTCATAGTCAAGAAGATGTAGTAAGGGCTGTAAATCTTATAAAAAAGTATGGATTTGAACTTGGACTTCAAATGATGCTAGGTCTTCCTAGTGATAATGAGAAAAAATGTACACAAACTGCTGATAAATTTATAGCTTTAAGACCGAGCTTTGTAAGGATATATCCAACTCTTGTAGTAAAGGATACAGGTCTTGAAAATTTATACAATGAAAGTAAGTATAGTCCGTTTGATTTAGATACTACTATAGAAATATCAAAAAAGCTTTTAATAAAGTTTCAACTGGAAAATATAAAGGTAATAAGAGTGGGACTTCAAACTACAGAGGATATATCGCTTGGAAAAGATGTTGTATGCGGGCCTCATCATCCATCTCTTAGAGAACTTATTGAAGCTAAAATATATAGGGATTATATAGAAAATATAATAAAGTCTAGCAATATAAAAGATTCAATTACTGTTTATGTAAATAAGAGGAATATATCAAAAATAGTTGGAAATAAAAAAAGCAATATAATATACTTATATGAAAGATACAATATAAAAATGTTAGTTAAAGAAGATAATCTACCTGTAGATGAATTTTCTTTTGAGTACAATGAGGTATTAACTAAGACAAATTTAAATGAAATATACAAGAATTTATATAATATATATAAAATTTAATTGGGGGGATTTTTTTGTATTTAAAGAGGTTAGAATTAAAGGGCTTTAAATCCTTTCCTAATAAAACGGAGATAGTATTTGAAAAAGGAATAACGTCTATTGTAGGACCTAATGGAAGTGGTAAGAGTAATGTGTTAGATGCTATAAGATGGGTTCTTGGAGAACAAAGTATAAAGAGCCTAAGAGGAGATAAGCTTGAAGATGTAATATTTATAGGTGCTGACAATAAAAAACCTATGAACTATTGTGAGGTATCTCTTATTATAGATAATAGCGAAGGAATAATAAATATTGATTACAGCGAAGTTAGCATAAAGAGAAGAGCTTATAGATCTGGAGAGAGTGAGTTTTATATAAATAATAAAAATTGTAGGTTAAAAGATGTCAAAGAATTACTTCTTGATACGGGAATAGGAAGAGAAGGATATTCTATAATAGAACAAGGAAAGATTGATGAAATACTAGGAAATAATGTGAATAATAGAAGAAAAGTGTTTGATGAGGCTTGTGGTATATCTAAATACAGGTATAAAAAGCAAGAAGGAGAAAAAAACCTTAAAAATACAAAAGAAAATTTAGAGAGAATAAATGATATTTTTTATGAAATAGAGAATCAATTAAAACCTTTAGAGATACAAAAGGAAAAATCGCTAAAATATATAAAACTTACAGATGAGCTTAAAGTATTTCAAGTAAACTCTTATATAAGGGAAATAGAGGCATTGGATGTTGAGTTGAAAGAAATAAACAATCACAGCAAGATACTTTCTGAACAACTTGAAGACTTAGAAAAAACAAAGAAAAATCAAGAAACAGAGATTATAGATATAGAGAAGAAATTATCTGAATTAGAGATCAAAATAACTGAATCTAATGAAGGCATACATCAAATTCAGGTGGGTATAGATAAGAAAACAGCAGACTTGAATTTAATAGATGAAAAAATAAAGAATATACAGATTAATAAACAAAGGAATGAAAAAGAATTATCAGAATTAAAATCAAAAAAGCTTCAAAAAGAAGAAGAGCTAAAGGTTTTAACTGATGATAATGATAAACTTTTCTTAAATCTTGAAAATCTGAACAAAAATAAGGAAGAGGTTCAAGGTAGCACAGACAAAGGTATGCTTGAACTAAATTCTATAGAGCAAAAGATTGAGGATCTAAAAAATGATGCAATAAATTTATTAGATGAAAAAAACAATAAAAATATAAGACTTTCAAGTTTAAATACCAGTGTTGAAAATATACAAAATAGAAAAGTAGAAGTCAGACGAAATATAGATGAGATAAGTTTACAGGCTGAAGAAAAGAAATCTAAACTAAAAACTAACGTAGAAATTGAAAAAGAGAATAATGATATTATTAAAAAATTGAAATTGAATAAAAATGAAGAGATAAATAATTTGAATTCATCTATTGCAAATCTTAAAAACATAGAATCTAGTATCAATAACAAAAAACTTAAAATAAATGAATACAATTCTAAGTTAAATGTATATGTTGATATGGAAAATAGATATGAAGGTTTTTATAGAGGTGTAAAAGAGGTACTAAAAAATAAAAAACTTCAGGGAATTAAGGGTGCAGTTGCAGAGGTTATAAAGGTAGGTAAGGAATATGAGGTAGCTGTTGAAGTTGCTATGGGATCTTCTCTTCAAAATGTAATCACAAAAGATGAATATAGTGCAAAACAAGCTATTTCATACTTAAAGCAGGGCAACCTAGGAAGAGTAACATTTTTACCTATTAATATAATAAAACCTAGAAAGGTAAATATAAATGAAATACCTAAAATAGACGGTTTAATAGGAATAGCCAGCGATATAGTTAAGTTTGAGGATGAATTTAAGAATATAATAGAAAATATACTTGGAAGAACAATATTTGTAGAGGATATAGATTGTGCTATAAAGCTTGGTAAAATGACTAACTATAAGTATAAGATAGTGACATTAAAGGGAGATGTATTCAACTCAGGAGGTTCATTAACTGGTGGTAGTGTGAAATCAGTAAATAACCTATTGTCTAGAAAAAGAATAATAGAAGAGTTTAAAGAAAACATAGAAAAAGAAACAGTAGAAATACAAAATTTATTAGAAAATAAATCTAATACAGAACAGGACGTAGAAACAAAAAGGAATAATATATCTAACTTAGAAGTATCTATACAAGAAAAGGAAAAAACAATTTTTAAAATTAATTCAGATATTAATAATATCAAACAAGATATAAATTCAATAGAACACACAAAAGCTAAATTAGAAAAAGAAGAATTGGGATTTAATGACAATCTATCGTATACGAATGAATTGATAACTAAATTAAACGAAGAAATAAAAGAAATTGATATCAAAACATCTCAAATAGAACAAACTATAAAGGAAATAGATATTAAAAAACAAGAATACAAGCATAAATACGAATCTGATATACAAATTTTAAATGAAGTAAAGCTTGAAATAGCTAAATTTACTCAAGTATATGAAAATAATCAAAACCAAATTCAAATGGCAAAAGATTATATTAACGACCTAGAAAATAACACAGCTACAAAAGAAAAAGAGATGAAAAGCTCAGAATTAGAAAAGCAAAATGTAAGTGAAAAGAAGATTTTGATAAAGGTCGAAAAAGAAGAATTAAATGAACAGATGATAGACCTTAATAAAAAGTATGAAGATTATAAAAATGATAAATTAAATATACTAAAAGAGATAAAAGATAAAAAAGAAGAGTTTAAAATAAAAGAAGAAAACTATACTCAATTAAAAGAAAGTATGTATAAGATAGAATCAAAAATAGATAAGCTTGAACTTAGTCAGGAAAATTACTTCAATAAATTATGGGAAGATTATGAGCTTACATTTAAAGATGCTACACCGTTAAAAAATGACGAGATAGAAATAGATAAGAAAAAAATAGAAAACTTAAAGAATCAAATAAAGAGAATCGGAAACGTAAATCTTGATTCAATACAGGAATATAAAGAAGTAAAAGAAAGATATGATTTTTATGAAGAACAAAAGAAGGATCTTGAAAAATCTATAGAATCAATAGAAAAATTAATAGTAGATCTTGAGGCTAATATGAGAAGTGAGTTTAGTGTTAACTTTAAAAAGATAAATGAGTACTACATGGTTATTTACAAAAAACTATTCGGTGGAGGACATGGAGAGCTTAAGATAGTAGATCCATCTAACCTTTTACAAAGTGACATAGAAATAATAGCACAACCTCCTGGTAAAAAGCTTAAAAACATAAATCTTTTATCTGGAGGAGAAAAAGCATTAACTGCAATAGCCATATTATTTAGTATAATAAGTACAAGACCTACACCGTTTTGTGTATTAGATGAAATTGAAGCACCTCTTGATGATGCTAATATTTATAGATATGGAGAATTCTTAAGAGGTTTATCTAAAGATACACAATTCATAGCTATAACTCACAGAAGAGGAACTATGCAGGTATCAGATTACATATATGGTGTAACTATGGAGCAAAAAGCAATATCTAAAGTACTGAGTCTAAAACTAGAACAAGCACAAGAATTAACTAATGAAAATGCGAGCTAGGAGGTAAATTATGTTAAAAAAAATATTTGATAAGTTTAAGAAAAAAGAAAATCAAGAAATTCAGGAAATAGAACAAGAAGTAGAAGAATCTAAAGAAGACATTAAAGGGGAATCAAAGGAAGAACAGGAAGAGGAAGCTAAAGAAGAAGTTAATAAAGAAAAGACCATAGAAGAAAAGCCTAAAGAGGGACTTAAAGTAGATGAAATAAGTGTTGATGAATACGTTGAACAAGATTTAGAAGAAGTAATAGAAGAAAAATTAGAGAAAGCTAAAGAAGAGAAAATAGAAGAAACTAAAGAAGATGAAATTGAATCAAGTGAAGAAATTGAAGAGGAAGTTAAAGAAGAACAAGAAGAAAAAAAGGAAGAAATAAAGGTAAGCCTATTCTCAAGATTAAAGGATGGATTGTCTAAAACAAAAAAAGGGATAACAGATAGAGTAGATCAAGTTTTAAAAGCCTATGTAAAGGTAGATGAAGAACTATTTGAAGATTTAGAAGAGATACTTATAACATCAGATGTAGGTGTTAATACTACAATGGACATTGTAGAGAAACTTAGAGATAGAGTAAAAAGTAAAAAAATAACTGAGGCAAAAGATGTTAGAGATGAACTTAAAGAAATACTTTCTGATATATTAGGTGATGAACAATCAAGTCTTAACATAGAGCCAGCTCCAGCTATTGTATTGGTTGTGGGCGTTAATGGAGTAGGAAAAACTACTACTATAGGAAAAATGGCTAATAGATTTAAAAAAGAAGGAAAACGTGTAATGTTAGCTGCAGGAGATACATTTAGAGCTGCTGCAATAGACCAGTTAGAAGTTTGGGCAAATAGAGTTGGAGTGGATATGATAAATCACTCAGAGGGATCAGATCCTGGAGCTGTAATATTTGATGCAATAGCTGCAGCAAAATCTAGAAAGGCAGATGTACTAATATGTGATACAGCTGGTAGACTTCACAATAAAAAGAATCTTATGAATGAACTGGGTAAAGTATTTAAAATTGTAGATAGAGAATATCCACAAGCTACTAAAGAGGTTTTACTCGTAGTAGATGCTACAACTGGTCAAAATGCAGTATCTCAGGCAAAGGTATTTAAAGAGGCTGCTAATATAACTGGTATAGTACTTACGAAACTGGATGGAACTGCAAAAGGTGGAGTTGTACTTGCAGTAAAATCAGAACTTGATGTACCCGTTAAGCTTATAGGTGTTGGAGAAAAAATGGAAGATCTTCAAGATTTTAATGCTAAAGATTTTGTAAAAGCATTATTTGGTGACGAAAATTAATAAAAATTATTGACAAGATGGATTATCTGATATAAAATACATCTGTAAAGGCGACAAGCTTTACACTTATAATTCTTTGGGAAGTGTTAATATGGAATTAAACAAAGTCATAGAGATTGGTATTTTATTCGATTTTTATAAAGAACTTTTAACTGAAAAACAAAGAGAATCAGTTAATCTATACTATAATGAGGATTATTCATTGGGTGAGATTAGTGAAAATCTTAAAATTTCAAGACAAGGGGTCTATGACACTTTAAAGAGAGCTGAGAAGATTTTACAGGATTATGAAAAAAAATTAAATCTAGTAGAAAAATCCAATAAAAGAAATAAGCTAATAGAGAGCTTGTACGAAAAAGTTGTTGATATAAAAGAAGAAATTAAAGTTGATAATAATTTTAATGGTTTAGTCCCTAAGATTGAAAATCTAGAAGAAATTTGTAGGGAGTTGTTGAGATGATTTTTGAAGGATTAGCAGAGAAGCTTCAAGGTACTCTTGGGAAATTAAAGAGCAAGGGTAAATTGAATGAAAAAGATGTTAAAGATGCTATGAGAGAGGTAAAACTTGCACTTCTTGAGGCCGATGTTAACTTTAAGGTTGTAAAAGAGTTTGTAAACAAGGTTAAAGAAAGAGCTGTAGGTCAAGAAGTAATGGAAAGTTTAACTCCAGGACAGCATGTAATAAAGATAGTTAATGAAGAACTTACAGATTTAATGGGAAATGTTCAAAGTAAAATAAGCTTTGCATCGAAGCCTCCTACTGTAATAATGTTAGTTGGACTTCAAGGGGCAGGTAAAACTACTACCGGAGGAAAACTAGGGGGATTACTTAAGAAACAAGGTAAAAAGCCGTTATTAGTAGCCTGTGACGTGTACAGACCCGCGGCTATTAAGCAGCTACAAGTTGTAGGAAGTCAACTTGAAATACCTGTTTTTTCAATGGGAGATAAAGAAAATCCTGTTAATATAGCAAAAGAAGGAATTAACCACGCACTTGATCATAATAACGATGTTGTTATTATAGATACGGCTGGTAGACTTCATATAGATGAACTTTTAATGGATGAATTAAAGAACATAAAAACTGAGGTTAAACCTCATGAAATATTATTAGTTATAGACTCTATGACAGGTCAAGACGCTGTAAATGTTGCTGAGAATTTCAATGAAGCATTAGGAATAGATGGAGTTGTTCTTACTAAATTAGATGGAGACACTAGAGGTGGAGCAGCAC
The window above is part of the Tepidibacter aestuarii genome. Proteins encoded here:
- a CDS encoding late competence development ComFB family protein; translated protein: MNKLKNYMEDLVDIHLNKLLEEYEDICKCERCILDIKAIALNNLKPRYGVTQMGNVFIKIDESTTESNVKIISEIIKAIEKVSKNPHNGDE
- a CDS encoding shikimate kinase, producing MENIVLIGFMATGKSSVAKLLSKKLNMEIIDTDIYIEQKENMSISEIFNKKGEEYFRDLEKQSLEILSNKKNIILSTGGGIISNDQNIELLRKIGKVVWLKARTDTIIRNLKKSKIKRPLLMVENKEQKIESLLKSRLDKYSRCSHFEIDIDDKNIDEVVSNILLSLPKI
- the aroQ gene encoding type II 3-dehydroquinate dehydratase; translated protein: MENILILNGPNLNLIGKRETDIYGKDTIQDLHNLILEESKLMNIRVEFFQSNHEGEIIDKIQSCINTYDGIVINPGAYTHYSYAIYDAIKSIDKPFVEVHISNIHKREEFRQKSVTAKACIGQITGFGFYSYILGLYSIINYIRGGK
- a CDS encoding M24 family metallopeptidase, with amino-acid sequence MNRINKLREHMKNNDLDAVLIYKGENRRYLSDFTGTTGYVLITNDKSLFFTDFRYIQQATNQCKGFEIVEISREKPVTEFLKDMDIKNLGFEDDYMDFATYSRFSKELENINFIPLKGHMLAIRAIKDEKEIDTIRKAASIADEAFSHILTFIKPGVCEVEVALELEYFMKKKGATGLSFDSIVASGNRSSLPHGVASDKIIEEGDFLTLDFGCVYNGYCSDMTRTIVVGKASDRQKEIYNIVLNAQMRALENIKPGMTGVELDKIAREVITDAGYGEYFGHGLGHGVGLEVHEMPNVNPNAQNTLLPGMIITDEPGIYIPDFGGVRIEDLIVVTIDGYEVLSSSTKELIELSY
- the efp gene encoding elongation factor P; its protein translation is MVSAGDFRKGVTFIKDGELCLVIDFQHVKPGKGAAFVRTKYRNLKTGSTREEAFHPGDKFPKANIETKQMQYLYADGELYYFMDNETYDQVPLNYEQVEDAIKFLKENESATIRFHEGQAFQVEAPNFVELEITETEPGVKGDTATNVTKNATVETGAVVQVPMFINLGDKIKIDTRTGEYLSRV
- a CDS encoding CD1247 N-terminal domain-containing protein, with protein sequence MQHLYEKVAYLKGLADGLGVDESTKEGKLLINIVDILDDFADAIVELEEEQDEISEYIETIDEDLEDLEDEIYEDELDEDEEFSYVQFQCPTCKEDVEIDEELLYDEDVDILCPNCKEVILFAEDDCCDGHCHSGEDHDCNCGE
- the rnc gene encoding ribonuclease III; the protein is MIMNRQMKKYERELEEKIEYTFKNKSYLLEALTHSSYANENKKGNIQYNERIEFLGDSALGIVVSHYLFENKKNLPEGELTKIRANIVCEESLSEFAKKINLGKYLLLGKGEEVTGGRERISILADATEAIIGAIYLDGGLEAASKFVISHMKDIIQDSIKGKIFRDYKTHLQEVLQSQTNERITYDVIEEIGPDHNKKFIIQVRLGKEILGKGGGKSKKEAEQMAAKQALKRVGC
- a CDS encoding elongator complex protein 3, with the translated sequence MKRRIIPVFVPHKGCPHDCIFCNQKKITGVSTDVSANDVKNIIEEYLETMDDGVHIEVAFFGGSFTAIDINIQKELLSVAKEYVDKGIIKDIRLSTRPDCIDEIILDNLKEHKVSIIELGVQSMDDDVLKQSIRGHSQEDVVRAVNLIKKYGFELGLQMMLGLPSDNEKKCTQTADKFIALRPSFVRIYPTLVVKDTGLENLYNESKYSPFDLDTTIEISKKLLIKFQLENIKVIRVGLQTTEDISLGKDVVCGPHHPSLRELIEAKIYRDYIENIIKSSNIKDSITVYVNKRNISKIVGNKKSNIIYLYERYNIKMLVKEDNLPVDEFSFEYNEVLTKTNLNEIYKNLYNIYKI
- the smc gene encoding chromosome segregation protein SMC; this translates as MYLKRLELKGFKSFPNKTEIVFEKGITSIVGPNGSGKSNVLDAIRWVLGEQSIKSLRGDKLEDVIFIGADNKKPMNYCEVSLIIDNSEGIINIDYSEVSIKRRAYRSGESEFYINNKNCRLKDVKELLLDTGIGREGYSIIEQGKIDEILGNNVNNRRKVFDEACGISKYRYKKQEGEKNLKNTKENLERINDIFYEIENQLKPLEIQKEKSLKYIKLTDELKVFQVNSYIREIEALDVELKEINNHSKILSEQLEDLEKTKKNQETEIIDIEKKLSELEIKITESNEGIHQIQVGIDKKTADLNLIDEKIKNIQINKQRNEKELSELKSKKLQKEEELKVLTDDNDKLFLNLENLNKNKEEVQGSTDKGMLELNSIEQKIEDLKNDAINLLDEKNNKNIRLSSLNTSVENIQNRKVEVRRNIDEISLQAEEKKSKLKTNVEIEKENNDIIKKLKLNKNEEINNLNSSIANLKNIESSINNKKLKINEYNSKLNVYVDMENRYEGFYRGVKEVLKNKKLQGIKGAVAEVIKVGKEYEVAVEVAMGSSLQNVITKDEYSAKQAISYLKQGNLGRVTFLPINIIKPRKVNINEIPKIDGLIGIASDIVKFEDEFKNIIENILGRTIFVEDIDCAIKLGKMTNYKYKIVTLKGDVFNSGGSLTGGSVKSVNNLLSRKRIIEEFKENIEKETVEIQNLLENKSNTEQDVETKRNNISNLEVSIQEKEKTIFKINSDINNIKQDINSIEHTKAKLEKEELGFNDNLSYTNELITKLNEEIKEIDIKTSQIEQTIKEIDIKKQEYKHKYESDIQILNEVKLEIAKFTQVYENNQNQIQMAKDYINDLENNTATKEKEMKSSELEKQNVSEKKILIKVEKEELNEQMIDLNKKYEDYKNDKLNILKEIKDKKEEFKIKEENYTQLKESMYKIESKIDKLELSQENYFNKLWEDYELTFKDATPLKNDEIEIDKKKIENLKNQIKRIGNVNLDSIQEYKEVKERYDFYEEQKKDLEKSIESIEKLIVDLEANMRSEFSVNFKKINEYYMVIYKKLFGGGHGELKIVDPSNLLQSDIEIIAQPPGKKLKNINLLSGGEKALTAIAILFSIISTRPTPFCVLDEIEAPLDDANIYRYGEFLRGLSKDTQFIAITHRRGTMQVSDYIYGVTMEQKAISKVLSLKLEQAQELTNENAS
- the ftsY gene encoding signal recognition particle-docking protein FtsY gives rise to the protein MLKKIFDKFKKKENQEIQEIEQEVEESKEDIKGESKEEQEEEAKEEVNKEKTIEEKPKEGLKVDEISVDEYVEQDLEEVIEEKLEKAKEEKIEETKEDEIESSEEIEEEVKEEQEEKKEEIKVSLFSRLKDGLSKTKKGITDRVDQVLKAYVKVDEELFEDLEEILITSDVGVNTTMDIVEKLRDRVKSKKITEAKDVRDELKEILSDILGDEQSSLNIEPAPAIVLVVGVNGVGKTTTIGKMANRFKKEGKRVMLAAGDTFRAAAIDQLEVWANRVGVDMINHSEGSDPGAVIFDAIAAAKSRKADVLICDTAGRLHNKKNLMNELGKVFKIVDREYPQATKEVLLVVDATTGQNAVSQAKVFKEAANITGIVLTKLDGTAKGGVVLAVKSELDVPVKLIGVGEKMEDLQDFNAKDFVKALFGDEN
- the ylxM gene encoding YlxM family DNA-binding protein, translating into MELNKVIEIGILFDFYKELLTEKQRESVNLYYNEDYSLGEISENLKISRQGVYDTLKRAEKILQDYEKKLNLVEKSNKRNKLIESLYEKVVDIKEEIKVDNNFNGLVPKIENLEEICRELLR